The DNA region GACGGCGAGACCACGGGTGTCCTCCGCACGAGCGAGCTGGAGTTCCTCGAGGCCGAGCTGGGCCGCGGCGACCTGACGATCCCGCTGTTCCACCACCCCGCCAGCCAGCAGGACAACAAGGTCGACGCCGACGGCGCGCGCCGGTTCCGGACCCTGCTCGCCGGCTACGACAACGCGGTCGGCGTCTATGCCGGCCACACCCACCGCAACCACCTCTCGACCAGCTCCGAGACCGCGACACTTCCCTACTTCGAGGGCGGTGCCGTCAAGGAGTACCCGGGCGGCTACACCGTCGTACGCCTCTTCGAGGGTGGCTTCACGGTCAACTTCTACAAGTCCAGCCATCCGGACGCCCTGGCCTGGTCGGAGGCCTCCCGCGCCGAGTGGTTCGGTCTCGCGCCCGCCTACATGCTCGGTGGCCTCGGCGACCGCAACTGGGCCCACCACCTCGACACCCGGCGTACGCAGACCGCCGGCGTCCTCCGCGACGGCGGCGACGCCCTCACCGCCGAGATCGGTGAGGGCGTGCTCGACGCCATCTGCTGACCGCCTCAGGCCGGCTCGGCGGCCTCCAGCCGCTTCCGCAGCGCCTCCAGTCCCCGCGAGGAGTGGCTCTTGACGGTGCCCTCGCTGATCCGCAGCTCGCGGGCGGTCTCGGCCACCGACAGCTGCAGCCAGTGGCGCAGGACGACCACCTTGCGCTGCATCTCCGGCAGCTCCTGGAGCGCGTCGAAGAGCTCGGACCGCTCCTCGACCTGCTCCGCGGGACCGGACCGCTCGGGCAGGTCTCCCGACCGCTCCCGCTTCCACCACGGCCTCCGGGTCTGGTCGATGTGGGCGCGGACGAGGATCGTCCGGACGTACGCCTCCTCCGCGCCGGACTCGACCCGCCGCCACGCGGCGT from Nocardioides luteus includes:
- a CDS encoding SigE family RNA polymerase sigma factor, whose amino-acid sequence is MSAHDEAFTTFVAARRSHLLRVAYALCGDWHRADDLVQTSLIKLYAAWRRVESGAEEAYVRTILVRAHIDQTRRPWWKRERSGDLPERSGPAEQVEERSELFDALQELPEMQRKVVVLRHWLQLSVAETARELRISEGTVKSHSSRGLEALRKRLEAAEPA